Genomic segment of Kibdelosporangium phytohabitans:
ATCGGTCAAACCCAAAAACCGCCGAACCACCCCAAACCTTCAAGAAAGCATCCCCCACCACTCCCGGGGGGCGTCCCCTGTCCAGTCTACCGGCGGGAGAAGGGGTGGGAGTGGGGCGCGGCGAGGGTGTGGACAGGTGGAAGGTTGTGGTGGCTAATCATTACGACTATTCCGGGCTCGAACACCTGAGTTTCGCGTGGAAACTGGAGGAGGAAGGCGTCGAGGTCGCCGCGGGGACGCTCGCGGCGCCCAGGCTCCGGCCGGGCCGGGAAATCACGCTCGAACTGCCGGAACTGCCCGAGACAGCGGGCGAGTCGTGGGTGACGGTCACAGCAGCGCTGGCCAACGACACAGCCTGGGCGAGCGCGAATCACCCGATAGCGTGGGGACAACTCAACGTCACACCCCATCGGCGGGTCGCCTCCGTCACCAAGCCGAGAGCCGAAGCGCCCCACGAGATCGGGGGAATCCCGATCGTTCAGCCGAAGCTGGATCTCTGGCGGGCGCCGACCGAGAACGACCGCCCCGGTGAAGCACTGCGTTGGCGTGAAGCGGGTCTGCACCGCTTGCAGCACAGGGTGATCAGCGATGAACGAACCCGCGTGGCCCCACCGGCCAGAGCATTCGGCATGCTCGTGACCTACACCTGGACCGGCGACGAATCCGAACTGCACCTGAAGGCCGGCATTGAGCCGGACGGCGAATGGCCGTGCACGCTCCCCCGGCTGGGCCTGCGAACGGCGATACCGCGGCAGTTCGGCAACGTGGAGTGGTTCGGCCGTGGCCCCGGCGAGGCCTACGCCGACAGCAGGCAAGCGGCGGCCGTGGGCCGGTTCCGGTCGACAGTGGACGGGATGCAGACGCCGTACGTTTTCCCGCAGGAGAACGGCAACCGCACCGAGGTCCGCTGGGCCGAGCTGACCGACGACACCGGCCGGGGCATCAGGATCGAAGGTGCACCGACGTTCGAGTTCACCGCGAGGCGGTGGACATCCGAGGAGCTTGACGCCGCCGGGCACACCACCGACCTCGAACCTGGCGAGTGGATCCACCTCAACCTCGACATCGCCCAGAACGGTCTGGGCACGGCGTCGTGCGGCCCGGGTGTGTTGCCGCAGCACGAGTTGCACGCGCACGCGGCGAGCATCGAGCTGACGTTCAGACCACTAGGGTCGTGAGCGAAGCCGAAGGCGCGCCTGGGACGTAGTCGTTCCAGGCGCGGGCGAGCCGGGCCACGGCGCCCACCAGGACGTCCGGCGGCTCCATGAACGGGATCCGCAGGTGGTCGTTGCCGCCGCCGGTCACGTCCAGCGAGCCGCCGGGCAGCACCGCCACACCTTGCCGCAAAGCCAACTGGGCGAACGACACCGCGTCGCCGTGCGGGAGTTTGATCCACACGCTCTGGCCGCCTACCGCCGGAGTGAATTCCCACGACGGCAGGTGCTCGCGCAACGCGGCGCACAAGGCGGCGTGCTGGGAGCGCAGGGCCGCCACCCGTGTGGCACGCAGTGAGTCCATCGCGGACACGAGGGACACCGCCGCGACCTGGCCGAGGTAGTTGCTGCCCAGGTCGTGCACGGCTTTCAGCCTGGCCAGCTGCATGATCACCGACTCGGGCGCGCGGACCCAGCCCACGCGCAGCCCGCCCCACACGACCTTGCTCAGCGAACCGATCGTCACCGCGGGCCCGTGTGCCGCGATCGGCAGCGGTGTCTCGGCGTCGAATCCCAGCTCGGCCAGTACCTCGTCCTCGATCAGCCGGACGCCGAGGTCCGCGGCCATCGCGCCGAGGCGTTGCCGCGCCAGCGTGGACATCACCGCGCCGCTCGGGTTGTGGTGGGTCGGGATCACGTAGACGACCGCGGGGCGCTGGCGCATCGCGCGGACGAGCCCGTCGGTGTCGCCGACCGGTACGCCGATGAAGTCCGCTGTCGACTCGCGGAACGCTTCCAGCGCGCCGGGGTACGTCGGCGCCTCGACCACGACTTTGTCGCCCGGCGCGACCATGAGCCGCGCGAGCAGGGCCAGCGCCTGCTGGGCGCCTGTGGTCACCAGGATCTGGCCGGGTGTCGTGGCCAGCCCGCGCGAGGTGTAGCGGTCGGCCAGCGCGGACCGCAGGCCGTCGTAGCCGAGCGGGTGGTAGCCGATGTCGTCGGTGATCTTGACGCTGAGCGCCTCGCGGTACGCGTCCGTCACGGTCGTGGGCATCGCGTTCGGCGCGGCGCAGGTCAGCTGGACGATCTTGTCCAGCGGGTCGAGCAGGTGCACGAACAGCGGGTTGGTCGTGTCCGCCGGGCGGTCCGGTCGCAGCGGGGCCGGGGACACCTTGGTTCCGCTGCCTTGCCGTCTGACGATCTTGCCTTCCTGGGCGAGCAGGTCGTAGGCGGACACGACCGTCGTGCGGCCCACCGCCAGCGCCGCGGCCAGCGTGCGGTCGGGCGGCAGGGGGCTGCCTGGTTGCAGTTCGCCCTCGTCGATCAGCCGCCGGATCCGTCCGGCGAGCAGCAGGTACAACGGACCACGCCCGGCCGACCAGCGGCCGAGCCTGGTCACCAGGTCGTCCGGTCTCGTCACCAGACCAATTCTGCCAGATTGGCTCTGCCATAGGGCCAATTCGCCGGACAGACTCGGATCATGCACCGAGAAACCCGAGCAGCCAAGATCACCGCCCCCGACCCGGGCCACCCCGTGTCCGTCCCGCTATACCAGACGGCCAACTTCCGGTTCGACGGTCTGGACGAGGTGGCCGCGGCGGCGGGCTCACCCGAATCCTTCGGCTACACCGGGTACACCAACCCGACGACCCGCGCGCTCGAGGACGCCATGGCCGACCTGGAGGGCGGCACGAACGCGCTGGTCACGTCGTCAGGCAGCAGCGCGGTCAGCGCCGTGCTGCAGACGACGCTGCGGCACGGCGACCACATCATCGCCCAGAAGGCGCTGTACGGCGGTACTGTCGCGGCGTTCAACCACCTCATCGACAGCTGGGGCGTCGAGGTGACCTACATCGACGGCGTGGACCCGATGGAGGTGGCCGAGGCGCTGCGGCCGACGACCAAGCTGCTGTACCTGGAGACGATCGGCAACCCGATCGGTCACGTGCCCGACCTGCCTGGGCTCGCCGCCGAGGCCAAGCGGCACGGCGTGCTCACGGCGGTCGACAGCACGTTCGCCACGCCGTTGCTGTGCCGTCCGATCGAGCACGGTGCCGACATCGTGATCCACTCGGCGTCGAAGTACCTGGGCGGGCACCACGACGTGATCGCGGGTGTCGCGGTGTTCGCCGGCGAGGCGCTGTACGCCGACGCCTGGAAACGCGCGGCGAACCTCGGCGTGATCGTCGAGCCGTTCACCGCCTGGCTGCTCATCCGCAGCCTGAAGACGCTGGCGCTCAGGGTGGACCGGCAGTGTTCGACCGCCACCACGCTCGCCGCGCGGCTGGCCGGGCATCCGGCGGTGACGGCGGTGCACCACCCCGGGCTGCCCACGCATCCCAGCCACGCCAGGGCGACCAAGCTGCTGAGCGACTACGGCGCCACGTTCGCCGTCGAGGTCACCGACGCGCGGAAGTTCATGGGCAGCTTGAAACTGGTGATGAACACGCTTTCGCTCGGCGGCACCGACACCACGGTGATGCACCCGGCGACCACCTCGCACCGGCACCTGAGCGCCGATGAGCAGCGGACCGCCGGGGTCAACGGGAACATGGTCCGGATCGCCGTCGGGGTCGAGCACCCCGACGACCTGTGGACCGACATCCAGCAGGCCCTTGACTCGCTCTAGTCCAGCGCGGACATCACGTGCTTGATCCTGGTGTAGTCCTCCAGGCCGTACATGGACAGGTCCTTGCCGTAGCCGGAGTGCTTGAACCCGCCGTGCGGCATCTCGGCGACCATCGGGATGTGGGTGTTGATCCAGACGCAGCCGAAGTCCAGCCGCCGTGAGGTCCGCATCGCCGTGGCGTGGTCCCGCGTCCACACCGACGAGGCCAGGCCGTAGCGCACGCTGTTGGCCAGCCGCACGGCGTCGGCCTCGCCGGCGAACCGCTGCACGGTGATGACCGGGCCGAAGATCTCGTCGGTGACGATCTCGTCGCCCTGTGCCAGCCCGGAGACCACGGTCGGCGCGTAGAAGTAGCCGCGTTCACCGACCCGCGATCCTCCATTGTGGATGGTCGCGGTGTCCGGCAGCCGGTCGATGAAGCCGCTGACCCTGGCCAGCTGGCCGGAGTTGTTCAGCGCGCCGTAGTAGACGTCCTCGTCGGGGCGGCCGGTCGTGGTCTGCCTGGCCTCCTCGGCGAGCGCTGCCACGAAGTCGTCGTGCACCTCGGCGGCGGCGATCACGCGGGTCGCCGCGGTGCAGTCCTGGCCGCCGTTGAAGTACCCGGCGGCGGCGATGGCCTTGGCCGCGGCGGCGATGTCGGCGTCGGCGAACACCACGACCGGTGCCTTGCCGCCCAGTTCGAGGTGCACGCGTTTGACGTCGGCGGCGGCGGCGCCGGCGACCTCGATACCGGCCCGCTCCGAGCCGGTGATGGAGACCATCTGCGGCGTGGGGTGCGTGACCAGCGCACGGCCGGTGTCGCGGTCGCCGCAGACGACGTTGAGCACGCCCGGCGGCAGGAACTCGGCGGCCAGTTCGGCGAGCATGGCGGTGGTGGCCGGGGTGGTGTCCGACGGCTTGAGCACGAGGGTGTTGCCTGCGGCGATCGCGGGCGCGATCTTCCAGATCGCCATCATCAGCGGGTAGTTCCACGGTGTGACCTGCGCGCAGACACCGACCGGCTCACGGCGGACGTACGAGGTGAAGCCGCTGAGGTACTCCCCCGCGGACTTGCCCTCCAGCACGCGGGCGGCGCCCGCGAAGAACCGGATCTGGTCGACCGCGACGGGCAGCTCCTCCACCCGGGTCACCGCGAGGGGCTTGCCGGTGTTCTCGCC
This window contains:
- a CDS encoding PLP-dependent aminotransferase family protein — its product is MTRPDDLVTRLGRWSAGRGPLYLLLAGRIRRLIDEGELQPGSPLPPDRTLAAALAVGRTTVVSAYDLLAQEGKIVRRQGSGTKVSPAPLRPDRPADTTNPLFVHLLDPLDKIVQLTCAAPNAMPTTVTDAYREALSVKITDDIGYHPLGYDGLRSALADRYTSRGLATTPGQILVTTGAQQALALLARLMVAPGDKVVVEAPTYPGALEAFRESTADFIGVPVGDTDGLVRAMRQRPAVVYVIPTHHNPSGAVMSTLARQRLGAMAADLGVRLIEDEVLAELGFDAETPLPIAAHGPAVTIGSLSKVVWGGLRVGWVRAPESVIMQLARLKAVHDLGSNYLGQVAAVSLVSAMDSLRATRVAALRSQHAALCAALREHLPSWEFTPAVGGQSVWIKLPHGDAVSFAQLALRQGVAVLPGGSLDVTGGGNDHLRIPFMEPPDVLVGAVARLARAWNDYVPGAPSASLTTLVV
- a CDS encoding trans-sulfuration enzyme family protein, whose product is MHRETRAAKITAPDPGHPVSVPLYQTANFRFDGLDEVAAAAGSPESFGYTGYTNPTTRALEDAMADLEGGTNALVTSSGSSAVSAVLQTTLRHGDHIIAQKALYGGTVAAFNHLIDSWGVEVTYIDGVDPMEVAEALRPTTKLLYLETIGNPIGHVPDLPGLAAEAKRHGVLTAVDSTFATPLLCRPIEHGADIVIHSASKYLGGHHDVIAGVAVFAGEALYADAWKRAANLGVIVEPFTAWLLIRSLKTLALRVDRQCSTATTLAARLAGHPAVTAVHHPGLPTHPSHARATKLLSDYGATFAVEVTDARKFMGSLKLVMNTLSLGGTDTTVMHPATTSHRHLSADEQRTAGVNGNMVRIAVGVEHPDDLWTDIQQALDSL
- a CDS encoding aminobutyraldehyde dehydrogenase — translated: MFRNFVNGEHTDAADGRTLDIVNPATGEVYATSPLSGQSDVDAAFAAAGSAFETWRDTTPAERQLALLRIADALESRAEQFVEREGENTGKPLAVTRVEELPVAVDQIRFFAGAARVLEGKSAGEYLSGFTSYVRREPVGVCAQVTPWNYPLMMAIWKIAPAIAAGNTLVLKPSDTTPATTAMLAELAAEFLPPGVLNVVCGDRDTGRALVTHPTPQMVSITGSERAGIEVAGAAAADVKRVHLELGGKAPVVVFADADIAAAAKAIAAAGYFNGGQDCTAATRVIAAAEVHDDFVAALAEEARQTTTGRPDEDVYYGALNNSGQLARVSGFIDRLPDTATIHNGGSRVGERGYFYAPTVVSGLAQGDEIVTDEIFGPVITVQRFAGEADAVRLANSVRYGLASSVWTRDHATAMRTSRRLDFGCVWINTHIPMVAEMPHGGFKHSGYGKDLSMYGLEDYTRIKHVMSALD